In the Acidobacteriota bacterium genome, GGCGTCGAGAGCTGCGACACGAACAGGCGCGCTGTCACGAGCGCCGTCGCGACGGCGGCGCCGGCACCACCCGCGGAGAGCACGAGGTTCTCGGTGAGGAGTTGCCGCAGCAGGCGTCCGCGCGACGCACCGAGGCGCGTGCCGAACCAGGCGGCAAGGCCGTCGACGCGATCGGCCTGCAGTCGCATGCGATCCCAGATCGGATAGGTCCAGAAGCTGTCGATGATGAGGAGGCGATCCGCGTGCGCGACGGGCAGTTGTCGCAGCATCAGGTGATCGACGATGGAGAAGATGGCCGCGTTGGCGCCGAGCCCGAGTCCGAGCGAGAGCATCACGACGCCGGTGAGCAGTGGCTGCCGCCGCGACATCCGCAGGCCGCCACGGACGTCGCGTGCCAGATCGTCGAGCCAGCCGAGGAGGCGTCGTCTGCGCACGACTTCCTGCACCGATGTCACGCTGCCGCTTCGCGCGAGCACGTCTCGGCGCACCTCGTCGGGTGAGGCACCGGATGCGAGACGCTCGTCGCGTTCGATCGCGGCGAGGCTCTCGAGTTCGTCGCGCAGATCGGCGTCGGCGTCGTTGCGCCGCCAGAGCGCGGCGATCCGTTTCACGAGCACGCGCAGGGCTCTCATGCCTCACGTCCTTCGAGGAAGCGCGACATGATGGCCGTCGTCTGCGCCCATTCGCGCGACGTGCGAGCCATCTGCGCACGCCCCGCGCGCGTCAGCGTGTAGTACTTCGCGCGGCGCCCGTTCTCGGACTGGCCCCACTCCGAGACGATCGCGCCTTCCTGTTCGAGCTTCACGAGCGCAGGATGGAGCGTGCCGTAGTTCACCGTGAGCGCGTCGCCGCTCGTCTGCTCGATCCGCCGCGCGATCCCGTATCCATGCTGCGGTCCCAGCGTCTCGAGCGTCCTGAGAATCATCAGGGCCAGCGTGCCCTGCCAGACGTCAGCTTTCGTTCCCACGCGCTCCTCCTGATTGCGACACCGAACGGGCTCCTATTGTCAGGCCATATTAGGGCGTGAAATATGGGATGGCAATAGGTGATTCAGGGTGGGCTTGTGCTGGCGCGT is a window encoding:
- a CDS encoding PadR family transcriptional regulator, producing MGTKADVWQGTLALMILRTLETLGPQHGYGIARRIEQTSGDALTVNYGTLHPALVKLEQEGAIVSEWGQSENGRRAKYYTLTRAGRAQMARTSREWAQTTAIMSRFLEGREA